In Streptomyces sp. NBC_00414, a single window of DNA contains:
- a CDS encoding ATP-binding protein encodes MADHQEASVTLPSDPASVSAARTYVTDVLAEWGLPSDSEAADTVRLIVSELATNAVQHTFGLSPTFTVDIVLDRDEQLRIGVTDSHPRFPKRLPAAVQQDNGRGMVIIRWLTAESGGKLTVRPTREGGKTVSIMLPWTVPVEPVPAD; translated from the coding sequence ATGGCAGATCACCAGGAAGCATCCGTCACTCTGCCGAGCGATCCCGCCTCGGTCTCCGCCGCCCGGACGTATGTCACCGACGTCCTGGCCGAATGGGGACTGCCGTCCGACTCGGAGGCGGCCGACACGGTGCGGCTCATCGTCTCAGAACTCGCGACGAACGCCGTACAGCACACGTTCGGGCTGTCACCCACCTTCACGGTGGACATCGTGCTCGACCGCGACGAGCAACTGCGCATCGGAGTGACCGACAGCCACCCGCGCTTTCCGAAGCGGCTGCCCGCCGCAGTCCAGCAGGACAACGGCCGCGGCATGGTGATCATCCGCTGGCTGACCGCGGAGTCCGGCGGCAAGCTCACGGTCCGGCCCACCAGAGAGGGCGGGAAGACCGTGTCGATCATGCTGCCCTGGACGGTACCGGTGGAGCCGGTTCCGGCCGACTGA
- a CDS encoding DUF6328 family protein → MAEPHHHEERDETRLERADRNFNELLQELRVTQTGVQILFAFLLTLAFTPRFPSLDTVQRTTYVVTLLLSVLAAALFTAPAALHRRLFQQGAKPQVVNASSRLAQLGLAVLGLALAGSVLLVVDVAVDRTEGIVAGATTLLLCVGLWEVLPYLVKRAADKTSDKSARDE, encoded by the coding sequence CGAACCGCACCACCACGAGGAGCGCGACGAGACCCGGCTCGAACGCGCCGACCGGAACTTCAACGAGCTCCTCCAGGAGCTGCGGGTCACCCAGACCGGCGTCCAGATCCTCTTCGCCTTCCTGCTGACCCTCGCCTTCACCCCGCGGTTCCCGTCCCTCGACACCGTGCAGCGGACCACGTACGTCGTCACCCTGCTGCTCTCGGTCCTGGCGGCCGCGCTCTTCACGGCCCCTGCGGCACTGCACCGCCGGCTGTTCCAGCAGGGCGCCAAGCCCCAGGTGGTGAATGCCTCGTCCCGGCTCGCACAGCTCGGCCTGGCCGTGCTCGGGCTGGCTCTCGCCGGTTCCGTGCTGCTCGTCGTGGACGTGGCGGTGGACCGGACCGAGGGGATCGTGGCCGGGGCGACCACCCTGCTCCTGTGCGTCGGGCTGTGGGAGGTCCTGCCCTACCTGGTGAAACGGGCCGCCGACAAGACCTCCGACAAGAGCGCGCGGGACGAGTAG